Proteins from one Thioflavicoccus mobilis 8321 genomic window:
- the dndC gene encoding DNA phosphorothioation system sulfurtransferase DndC — translation MSNAAETLLTPPTGSEPDHAPASPAKTRASAFDAAGLRATVEQLENEIRELYQSDNAPWIVGYSGGKDSTATLQLIWNAIAQLSASRRCKPIYVITTDTLVENPIVSAWVNKSLQVMREASREQGMPIDARMLTPKLRDRFWVNLIGRGYPAPRPKFRWCTERLKIKPSNEFISNVVDKNGEAVLCLGARRTESVARARVFDNTRRFRMRDRFSPSETLPGCMIYTPVETWTNDDIWIFLNIRSNPWGLNNKELMGLYAGASPDGECPLVVDDSTPSCGDSRFGCWVCTLVEKDKSMTAMIQNDSDKEWMRPLLDLRNELDARNQGEKAPKASDHDLRDFRRMTGAIQIMSNGDPVPGPYKQGAREQWLFKLLKAEAEVRKRGPAEVQDLDLIPLEELQEIRRIWVMDKHELEDSLPSIYKQATGKPYPGGALDDNLSLGAEEMAELRDICGDDRLHFELARELISITRKDRNSARRANLNKRIEQAFKRHYFDDKEEAIEQARQKARARDQAKGTREPEVRTEAAR, via the coding sequence ATGAGCAACGCCGCCGAGACTTTGCTGACACCGCCCACCGGGTCCGAGCCGGACCATGCGCCCGCGTCTCCCGCCAAGACCCGCGCCTCCGCGTTCGACGCCGCGGGCCTCCGCGCCACCGTCGAGCAACTGGAAAACGAGATCAGGGAGCTGTACCAATCCGACAATGCTCCGTGGATCGTCGGCTATTCCGGCGGCAAGGATTCCACCGCGACCCTGCAACTCATCTGGAACGCCATCGCCCAGCTCTCGGCCAGCCGCAGATGCAAGCCCATCTATGTCATCACCACCGACACCCTGGTCGAGAACCCGATCGTCTCCGCCTGGGTCAACAAGTCCCTCCAGGTCATGCGCGAGGCCTCCCGGGAGCAGGGCATGCCTATCGATGCCCGGATGCTGACGCCCAAGCTCAGGGATCGTTTTTGGGTGAACCTGATTGGTCGGGGGTATCCGGCGCCGCGCCCTAAGTTTCGATGGTGCACAGAGCGATTGAAGATCAAGCCGTCGAATGAGTTTATTAGCAACGTCGTAGACAAGAATGGTGAGGCTGTTTTATGCCTCGGGGCCAGACGTACAGAAAGTGTCGCGCGTGCTCGTGTGTTCGATAATACGAGGCGCTTCAGAATGCGTGACCGCTTTAGCCCGAGCGAGACCTTGCCAGGTTGCATGATCTACACGCCTGTCGAAACTTGGACCAACGACGATATCTGGATTTTTCTAAACATCAGAAGCAATCCTTGGGGTCTAAACAACAAGGAACTCATGGGGCTATACGCCGGCGCATCTCCAGACGGCGAATGTCCTCTGGTCGTTGACGATTCAACTCCGAGCTGCGGAGATTCGCGCTTCGGATGCTGGGTCTGTACGCTTGTCGAGAAAGATAAGTCGATGACTGCAATGATCCAGAATGATTCGGACAAGGAGTGGATGCGACCGCTTCTTGATCTTCGGAACGAATTGGATGCCCGAAATCAAGGGGAGAAGGCGCCGAAAGCCTCAGATCATGATTTGCGAGACTTCCGGCGCATGACAGGGGCAATTCAGATCATGAGTAATGGAGACCCTGTTCCGGGGCCGTACAAGCAAGGAGCTAGAGAGCAGTGGCTGTTCAAGTTGCTGAAAGCCGAAGCTGAAGTCAGAAAACGTGGCCCCGCCGAAGTGCAAGATCTGGATCTCATCCCGTTGGAGGAGCTTCAAGAAATCAGGCGCATCTGGGTCATGGATAAGCACGAGCTGGAAGACAGTCTGCCTAGCATTTACAAGCAAGCCACAGGAAAACCCTATCCCGGGGGCGCGCTTGATGACAATCTGAGTCTCGGTGCGGAAGAGATGGCCGAGCTCCGCGACATCTGCGGGGACGACCGGCTGCACTTCGAGCTGGCGCGGGAGCTCATCAGCATCACCCGCAAGGACCGCAACAGCGCCCGCCGGGCCAACCTCAACAAGCGTATTGAGCAGGCGTTCAAGCGCCACTACTTCGACGACAAAGAGGAAGCGATCGAGCAGGCACGCCAGAAGGCCCGCGCGCGCGATCAAGCCAAGGGGACTCGAGAACCCGAGGTGCGCACGGAAGCCGCGCGATGA
- the dndD gene encoding DNA sulfur modification protein DndD: MIFERVVIEDFGVYGGRQEVELSPEPDRPIILFGGMNGGGKTTLLDAIQLALYGAKARLSNRGRMGYKDYLRSSIHRGADLSDGASITLSFRRYSEGEPHDYELRRAWRLSPKGIEEHLEVLKDGLRDEVLTAHWPETIAGYLPDRLAHLFFFDGEQIKDLAEGQSAAEIIGTAIDGLLGLDLLTRLTGDLKVFERGVRDEQLARAQETEAAQRLRQAEGELSEIAREIEQLAVERGQVTNASGQAAKLLEKAEGDFKDAGGELFLRREELEARNDALQARKAELEGELRGLLAGPLPLALVDGLLAQVAQQAERETEIRRARVLVEVLETRDTKLLQTLGGSDQSPGVPPDLLQRLRETLEQDRTEYAGLVHEPLVLQGSDRLPSQIAHLRQVVLPEAREKARVLREALENVEDELARLAQELEQVPMAERIAELQAAIDQARADYASKRGALDALNQRDELLKKQRAAVEARIASLTLQDLDSRQDEDHRDRLLKHSARVRGTLSTLHARVMRRHAERLEALMLESFKQLLHKPGLVQDLRIDPERFGVVLRGPDGQPLPFDRLSAGERQLLATAMLWGLARASGRPIPTIIDTPLGRLDSSHRRNLVERYFPNAAHQVILLSTDEEIVGVYRDTIAPFVAKSYKLVHCPVKGATEIKKGYFDAYEAAS; encoded by the coding sequence ATGATCTTCGAGCGCGTCGTCATCGAAGACTTCGGCGTCTACGGCGGCCGCCAAGAGGTGGAGCTGTCCCCTGAGCCGGACCGGCCCATCATTCTGTTCGGCGGCATGAACGGCGGTGGCAAGACCACCTTGCTCGATGCCATCCAGCTTGCGCTGTACGGCGCCAAGGCCAGGCTCTCCAACCGCGGACGCATGGGCTACAAGGACTATCTGCGCTCGTCGATCCATCGCGGCGCGGACCTGAGCGACGGCGCGTCCATCACGCTGAGCTTCCGGCGTTACTCGGAGGGAGAGCCCCACGACTACGAGCTGCGCCGTGCCTGGCGCCTTAGCCCCAAGGGCATCGAGGAACACCTGGAGGTGCTCAAGGACGGCCTGCGCGACGAGGTGCTCACGGCCCACTGGCCGGAGACCATCGCCGGTTACCTGCCGGACCGCCTCGCCCACCTGTTCTTCTTCGACGGCGAGCAGATCAAGGACCTGGCCGAAGGCCAATCCGCGGCCGAGATCATCGGCACGGCCATCGACGGGCTCCTGGGGTTGGACCTGCTGACCCGTCTCACTGGAGACCTGAAGGTCTTCGAGCGCGGCGTACGCGATGAGCAACTCGCTCGGGCGCAAGAGACCGAGGCTGCACAGAGGCTGCGCCAGGCCGAGGGGGAGTTGTCGGAGATCGCACGCGAGATCGAGCAGCTCGCCGTCGAGCGCGGACAGGTCACCAACGCGAGCGGACAGGCCGCAAAGCTGCTGGAGAAGGCAGAAGGGGATTTCAAGGACGCAGGCGGCGAGCTGTTCCTGCGCCGTGAGGAACTGGAAGCACGCAACGATGCGCTGCAAGCCCGTAAGGCCGAGCTGGAAGGGGAATTGCGGGGGTTGCTCGCCGGCCCCCTGCCGCTGGCCTTGGTCGACGGCTTGCTCGCTCAGGTGGCGCAACAAGCCGAACGCGAGACGGAGATTCGCCGGGCACGCGTCTTGGTGGAGGTGCTGGAGACACGCGATACCAAGCTGCTGCAGACGCTCGGCGGATCGGACCAGAGCCCGGGGGTGCCGCCCGACCTGCTCCAGCGCCTCCGCGAGACCCTGGAGCAGGATCGCACCGAGTATGCCGGCCTGGTTCACGAGCCCCTAGTGTTGCAGGGCAGCGACCGACTACCCAGTCAGATCGCGCATCTGCGCCAAGTGGTGCTCCCGGAGGCCCGGGAGAAAGCCCGGGTGCTGCGCGAAGCCCTCGAAAACGTCGAAGACGAGCTGGCGCGACTGGCACAGGAGCTGGAGCAAGTGCCCATGGCGGAGCGCATCGCGGAACTGCAAGCGGCCATAGACCAGGCCCGTGCAGACTACGCGTCCAAGCGGGGGGCGCTGGACGCCCTGAATCAGCGCGACGAACTCCTGAAGAAACAGCGCGCAGCGGTCGAGGCGCGCATTGCCAGTCTGACCTTACAAGACCTGGACAGCCGGCAGGACGAAGACCACAGGGACCGGCTGCTGAAGCATTCGGCGCGGGTTCGCGGCACCCTCAGCACGCTCCATGCCCGCGTGATGCGACGCCATGCCGAGCGCCTGGAGGCCTTGATGCTGGAGTCCTTCAAGCAGCTCTTACACAAACCCGGCTTGGTCCAGGACCTGCGCATCGACCCCGAGCGCTTCGGCGTGGTCCTCCGTGGCCCTGATGGCCAACCCCTGCCGTTCGATCGCCTCTCCGCCGGCGAGCGTCAACTCCTCGCCACCGCCATGCTGTGGGGCCTGGCTCGGGCCTCTGGACGCCCAATTCCGACCATAATCGATACGCCACTTGGGCGGCTGGATTCATCCCACCGGCGCAATCTGGTGGAGCGCTATTTTCCCAATGCCGCCCACCAGGTCATCCTGCTCTCCACGGACGAGGAAATCGTCGGAGTCTACAGAGACACGATCGCCCCCTTTGTAGCCAAGAGTTACAAGCTTGTCCATTGCCCCGTCAAGGGGGCCACAGAAATCAAAAAAGGATATTTCGACGCCTATGAAGCCGCCAGTTGA
- the dndE gene encoding DNA sulfur modification protein DndE, with protein sequence MKPPVETVRTSRQGRDQLIKLKKYTGAAHWNELCRWALCASLAEPNVPPLHTQKLEGGVEMSWRVFAGDQQDLFRSLIILRASKDGFPSDSEGIGECFRAHLHRGLNFLSSGLDTRSVASFFARWVGD encoded by the coding sequence ATGAAGCCGCCAGTTGAGACCGTACGCACGAGCAGGCAGGGACGCGATCAGTTGATAAAGCTAAAGAAATACACTGGCGCAGCGCATTGGAACGAACTCTGTCGCTGGGCATTGTGCGCGTCGCTTGCCGAGCCAAATGTACCCCCCTTGCATACTCAGAAGCTCGAAGGTGGAGTTGAAATGTCATGGAGGGTATTCGCTGGAGATCAACAAGATTTGTTTCGCTCTTTGATTATTTTGCGCGCCTCAAAAGACGGCTTTCCTAGTGATTCCGAAGGTATTGGAGAGTGCTTTCGCGCCCACCTTCACCGCGGCTTGAACTTCTTGTCTTCAGGGCTCGATACTAGATCGGTGGCATCATTTTTCGCGCGCTGGGTGGGCGATTGA
- a CDS encoding phosphorothioated DNA-binding restriction endonuclease has translation MMNSNSSIFDRIDNMRVGKRGERIAPHKPLYLLSCIAALQRAEPRLRLFSDIRDELAASLRLFGGGRSTSVSPQYPFWRLPHDNLADFDAEGSLATRQSNDDPTVASLIEGKARGGLLVDDYKALKDDIRMQNSVIHYTLDKFFPEILHEEIIGFFRLITISQYGVRAADPGEFRSQVLEAYKSRCAVSGFSLNASGLVFGVDAVRIALLDGGKNDSVTNGVTMTPLYHKLFSLGFLAIGDDYRILIADALEDNPDACQRMIQIQGRRIALPEKESKYPSKDALGWHRKWIFKG, from the coding sequence ATGATGAATAGCAACTCAAGCATTTTCGACCGCATCGACAATATGCGTGTGGGCAAGCGTGGAGAGCGGATCGCCCCGCACAAGCCCCTCTACTTGTTGAGCTGCATCGCCGCGCTGCAACGAGCCGAGCCGAGACTGCGGTTATTTAGCGATATTCGCGATGAACTTGCCGCAAGCCTAAGGCTTTTTGGCGGAGGAAGGAGCACTAGCGTAAGCCCGCAGTATCCATTCTGGCGTCTTCCACATGACAATCTCGCCGATTTTGATGCAGAGGGCTCACTGGCCACGCGACAAAGTAACGACGACCCGACTGTCGCATCTCTGATCGAAGGCAAGGCTCGCGGAGGCCTTCTGGTCGACGATTACAAAGCCTTGAAAGACGATATTCGGATGCAGAATTCCGTGATCCATTACACGCTAGACAAATTCTTCCCCGAAATACTTCACGAGGAAATCATCGGCTTCTTTCGCCTGATCACGATCAGCCAGTACGGTGTTAGAGCCGCTGATCCCGGAGAGTTTCGTAGCCAAGTTCTCGAGGCGTACAAGTCACGGTGCGCCGTTTCAGGGTTTTCCTTGAACGCAAGTGGGTTGGTTTTCGGGGTCGACGCGGTGCGCATCGCATTGCTTGACGGAGGCAAGAACGATTCGGTGACTAACGGTGTCACGATGACGCCGCTTTATCACAAATTGTTTTCTCTAGGATTCTTGGCGATTGGCGACGATTATCGCATCCTTATCGCCGATGCCTTGGAGGACAATCCCGACGCATGCCAGCGAATGATTCAAATACAGGGAAGGCGTATCGCTCTGCCGGAGAAAGAATCAAAATATCCTAGCAAAGACGCGTTGGGGTGGCATCGAAAATGGATTTTCAAGGGCTAG
- a CDS encoding DNA phosphorothioation-associated protein 4, which produces MRRIQRDVCHEDLVKRLTVEDGAVFGEIWRLLLFAAAVGRRSGTRRPLNKVDSGKAMPESYFGTPGWKGLLYLLGVSETGVSDCLRSDAQQSDFLVTLFEEYANAGLFILQERLQVSINPQQEILNLMAECRQKESARPDIDDLI; this is translated from the coding sequence ATGAGACGCATCCAACGCGATGTTTGCCACGAAGACCTTGTCAAACGGCTGACCGTCGAGGATGGCGCTGTGTTCGGGGAAATTTGGCGACTACTCCTGTTTGCTGCCGCCGTGGGCCGGCGGTCTGGAACTCGTCGCCCTTTGAACAAAGTGGACTCAGGAAAGGCTATGCCAGAGTCGTATTTCGGAACACCGGGGTGGAAAGGTCTTCTTTATCTTCTTGGCGTATCGGAGACGGGAGTGAGCGACTGTCTCCGGAGTGATGCACAGCAGAGTGATTTTCTGGTAACGCTGTTTGAAGAGTACGCAAATGCGGGGCTATTCATCTTACAAGAACGGTTGCAGGTATCCATAAATCCACAGCAGGAGATCCTGAACTTGATGGCTGAATGTCGCCAGAAGGAGTCCGCGCGCCCCGATATTGACGATCTCATCTGA
- a CDS encoding AAA family ATPase, translated as MKLERLVLENFRQFKGRQELLFSDLVDRNVTLVHAENGFGKTTLLKALLWALYGFDGLMGADGQEPDFEKPEVIIHEGLALAASDPNALHAQVQLTFKHDDARYMLTRSLSLAQQQLDPKKTLLSLELMRDGQTYQQDRPQQWIQSIVPSAISKFLFFNGERINYLAAEKNSAKVTEAIQQMLGLSLLRRTIEDLRHQNVRGRLKSELRDCAGDEKAALLKQQADLEAKIEADKEAMAQVDLNLSAAAKELQAIDAKLAANREAATLQERRQKLNKEIETLSARRDEVTQRLSKLIAEDGYTLFTEDLVAQGEEIVSRLRSEGKIPAKVLDSFLQELLQRGVCICDRHLPPGSPERASVEQLLTVAGDADFNNAVGALDHAIGLLKGVAPKTREALDELNSERLELLRQIREYGEEVEEIHQQLGGKQDEEVQALEEQRKRLELREHDLHSERGRINGAIETAQKEVQGLQTQIRQLTDKEEAAARAQRRLDAVDDSVKLLEEILEAEVQELRPLLNDEINRHFRRIMTKNYWAELGADYTLRIKKHITNLDDAETTETSVALSTGERTVTSLVFIASLVALAKRRSEIPTILKGLSGSTYPIAIDSPFGSLSIFREGVARDIPELAPQVLLLVSPEQYNGAVETALNASRRVGKRYYLAYHGPTIPENANPELVVNGERIQQYFPDEHQEYTELQEI; from the coding sequence GTGAAGCTGGAACGTTTGGTGCTGGAAAACTTCCGCCAGTTCAAAGGGCGGCAGGAGCTGCTGTTTTCCGACCTAGTGGATCGCAATGTCACGCTGGTCCATGCCGAGAACGGGTTCGGCAAGACCACGCTGCTCAAGGCTCTGCTGTGGGCGCTCTATGGCTTTGACGGACTCATGGGGGCGGATGGGCAGGAGCCGGATTTCGAGAAGCCCGAGGTGATCATCCATGAGGGACTCGCGCTGGCGGCGAGTGACCCGAACGCGCTGCACGCGCAGGTCCAGTTGACCTTCAAGCACGATGATGCGCGGTACATGCTGACGCGCAGTCTGAGTCTTGCTCAACAGCAGCTCGACCCTAAAAAGACGCTGCTGTCGCTCGAGCTGATGCGCGATGGCCAGACCTATCAGCAGGACCGGCCACAGCAGTGGATTCAGTCCATCGTACCGAGCGCCATCAGCAAGTTCCTCTTCTTCAACGGCGAGCGCATCAATTATCTCGCGGCCGAGAAGAACAGCGCCAAAGTGACCGAGGCCATCCAGCAGATGCTGGGCTTGAGCCTGCTGCGGCGGACCATCGAAGACCTAAGGCATCAAAACGTCCGTGGGCGGCTGAAATCCGAGCTGCGCGACTGCGCGGGCGATGAGAAGGCGGCCCTATTGAAACAGCAGGCGGATCTTGAGGCCAAGATCGAGGCGGACAAGGAGGCGATGGCGCAAGTCGACCTCAACCTGTCCGCCGCTGCCAAAGAACTGCAAGCCATCGATGCCAAACTCGCCGCGAACCGCGAAGCAGCAACACTGCAGGAACGTCGCCAGAAGCTGAACAAGGAAATTGAGACCTTGAGCGCCCGTCGGGACGAGGTGACGCAGCGGCTCTCCAAGCTCATCGCCGAGGACGGCTACACGCTGTTTACTGAAGACCTCGTTGCGCAGGGCGAGGAGATCGTGAGTCGCTTGCGTAGCGAGGGCAAGATCCCCGCGAAGGTGCTCGACAGCTTCTTGCAGGAACTGCTGCAAAGGGGCGTCTGCATCTGTGATCGGCACCTGCCGCCCGGCAGCCCGGAACGCGCGTCCGTAGAACAGCTTCTGACCGTGGCCGGCGACGCGGACTTCAACAACGCCGTCGGCGCACTCGACCACGCCATCGGTCTACTTAAGGGTGTGGCACCCAAGACCCGCGAGGCCCTGGACGAACTGAACAGCGAGCGCTTGGAGCTGTTGCGCCAGATCCGCGAGTACGGCGAAGAGGTGGAGGAGATCCATCAACAGCTCGGCGGCAAACAGGACGAAGAGGTTCAGGCGCTGGAGGAGCAGCGCAAGAGGCTCGAACTGCGCGAGCATGACCTGCATAGCGAACGCGGGCGGATCAACGGCGCTATCGAGACAGCGCAAAAGGAGGTCCAGGGCCTGCAGACCCAGATTCGCCAACTGACCGACAAAGAGGAGGCGGCGGCCCGCGCCCAACGTCGGCTGGATGCCGTCGACGACAGCGTCAAGCTACTGGAAGAAATCTTGGAGGCCGAGGTCCAAGAGCTGCGCCCGCTGTTGAACGACGAGATCAACCGGCACTTCCGCCGTATCATGACCAAGAACTACTGGGCCGAGCTTGGTGCCGACTACACCCTGCGCATCAAGAAACACATCACGAACCTGGACGATGCCGAGACCACTGAGACCTCGGTCGCGCTGAGCACCGGCGAGCGCACCGTCACCTCGCTGGTCTTCATCGCCAGCCTCGTGGCATTGGCGAAACGTCGCTCGGAGATTCCGACCATCCTGAAAGGGCTGTCCGGTTCTACCTACCCGATCGCGATCGACAGCCCGTTCGGCTCGCTCAGCATCTTCCGCGAGGGTGTCGCACGAGACATCCCCGAGCTTGCCCCACAGGTGCTGCTCCTGGTCAGCCCCGAGCAGTACAACGGCGCCGTCGAGACGGCCCTGAATGCTTCGCGCCGCGTCGGCAAGCGCTACTATCTGGCGTATCACGGCCCCACGATCCCGGAGAACGCCAATCCGGAACTAGTGGTGAATGGCGAGCGGATTCAACAGTACTTTCCTGATGAGCATCAGGAATACACAGAGCTGCAAGAGATCTAA
- a CDS encoding DNA sulfur modification protein DndB codes for MTTSDMSGGLGGLSLSPKQHYSNVIDGIYGTFTTPAGKICYLQTKARIGHAGSKHSQLTRSLVPAREALNIQKMDFNQLLQRDLDDHRIATKLIPYILNPPVNSLPGFYPPVVAVLLPFDHSQQPAANFPPPTASVEHDHEYGLHFRTRTHGKAYRIQYFSDAQDNLQELPLAVLRWNPDEAKLVIMDGQHRAMSLLAIERTVSNSWHTAQNGKRYAPFYEDHVKKWIQKAKDAGQSVDLSNVELPVTICWFPEEPGQEPRPRPHLAARKLFVDVNNTAKPPSEARLVLLSDTELLNIFARELLNRLRKDEHWGEQFPLYGVEYDNPERTVTTPRRWSVVTNLEILKDSVHRAVFGPEKLLTRPTASMQGRPDWSHMNKLMRERLEVGKLFPSEFHDGPHRMMRSALGNHVFPINDDELHRKLLDAFYSRWGRGILHLLSEVLPYRAHLDALKSRYTDWNTANNIQDLAKDALFEGVGMFWTIEDGDALWKDNKKDAKESGRDEPPQPDISRAWSILEDDEKPHFRRLRAKMYLGAEDDASKVDADNLYKSLITYAAQVGVVLAWASIHKIAGAGAEPFDVACTLSKAINQALTSGPVMSRDRRRFMLKSSTVNGFHPINELPRLEPNLSVFFRYLWLELAFCEDAADLWKEQGIDLDAARCFLCDCRKAYLEFVIEDRRKQHMRDAEVRRLPEADQKSKAASLAFDEVVESQAQAHAYWFGLKIADARSLTLAALSGDGAQPGFDEELEGDDDSTEIDEAVDDDDEFQI; via the coding sequence ATGACAACAAGCGATATGTCCGGTGGTCTGGGGGGACTCAGCCTATCTCCCAAGCAACATTACTCCAACGTCATCGACGGCATCTACGGCACCTTCACCACGCCGGCAGGCAAGATCTGCTACCTGCAGACCAAGGCGAGGATCGGTCACGCTGGCTCCAAGCACTCGCAACTCACCCGATCCCTGGTGCCGGCACGAGAGGCCTTGAACATCCAGAAGATGGACTTCAACCAGCTACTTCAGCGCGACCTCGACGATCACCGCATCGCGACCAAGCTGATCCCGTATATCCTCAACCCGCCGGTGAACTCCCTACCCGGGTTCTATCCCCCGGTCGTTGCCGTATTGTTACCGTTTGACCACTCTCAGCAACCCGCCGCGAACTTTCCGCCGCCGACGGCGAGCGTCGAACACGACCACGAATACGGCCTACACTTTCGCACCCGAACCCACGGCAAGGCGTACCGCATCCAATACTTCTCCGATGCCCAGGACAACCTCCAAGAACTGCCGCTGGCGGTACTGCGCTGGAACCCCGATGAGGCCAAGCTCGTCATCATGGATGGCCAGCATCGCGCCATGTCGCTGCTAGCCATCGAACGAACTGTCTCTAATTCCTGGCACACCGCTCAGAACGGCAAACGTTACGCGCCTTTTTACGAGGACCATGTCAAGAAGTGGATCCAGAAGGCGAAGGACGCTGGCCAGTCGGTGGACCTCTCCAATGTGGAACTGCCTGTCACCATCTGCTGGTTCCCAGAGGAGCCCGGTCAAGAGCCGCGACCACGACCACACCTCGCGGCGCGCAAGCTGTTCGTAGATGTCAACAACACGGCGAAGCCGCCGAGCGAGGCGCGCCTGGTTCTGCTCAGCGACACCGAGCTGCTCAACATCTTCGCCCGCGAGCTGCTCAACCGCCTGCGCAAGGACGAACACTGGGGGGAACAATTTCCTCTGTACGGCGTTGAATACGACAACCCGGAAAGGACTGTGACCACACCCCGGCGTTGGAGCGTCGTCACCAACCTGGAAATCCTCAAGGACTCGGTTCATCGGGCTGTATTCGGGCCGGAAAAGCTCTTGACCAGGCCCACCGCCTCAATGCAGGGCAGGCCCGACTGGAGCCACATGAACAAGCTTATGCGCGAACGCCTGGAGGTCGGCAAGCTGTTCCCAAGCGAATTCCATGATGGGCCGCATAGAATGATGCGCAGCGCCTTAGGCAACCACGTCTTCCCAATCAACGACGACGAGCTGCACCGGAAGCTCCTGGACGCCTTCTACAGCCGTTGGGGTCGAGGCATTCTCCATTTGCTGAGCGAAGTCCTTCCCTACCGCGCTCATCTGGACGCTCTCAAGTCACGCTATACGGACTGGAATACGGCCAATAACATCCAAGACCTGGCGAAGGACGCTCTGTTCGAGGGTGTCGGCATGTTTTGGACTATCGAAGACGGTGATGCCCTCTGGAAGGACAACAAGAAAGACGCCAAAGAGAGCGGTCGGGATGAGCCTCCACAACCCGACATCAGTCGGGCATGGTCGATCCTGGAGGATGACGAAAAGCCACACTTCCGGCGGCTGCGGGCAAAGATGTATCTGGGTGCCGAAGATGATGCTTCGAAGGTAGATGCCGACAATCTGTACAAATCCTTGATCACCTATGCAGCACAGGTCGGCGTGGTTCTCGCGTGGGCATCGATTCACAAGATCGCCGGCGCCGGCGCTGAACCGTTCGACGTCGCCTGCACGCTGTCCAAGGCCATCAACCAAGCGCTTACCTCCGGTCCGGTGATGAGTCGAGATCGCCGGCGCTTCATGTTGAAGTCCTCGACAGTCAATGGCTTTCATCCAATCAACGAGCTGCCGAGACTCGAGCCGAACCTGTCCGTATTCTTCCGTTACCTGTGGCTGGAGCTGGCCTTCTGCGAAGATGCAGCTGACCTGTGGAAGGAACAGGGCATCGACCTGGACGCGGCGCGCTGCTTTCTGTGCGACTGTCGAAAAGCCTACCTGGAGTTCGTCATCGAAGATCGGCGCAAGCAGCACATGAGAGACGCGGAGGTGCGTCGCCTTCCGGAAGCGGATCAAAAGTCCAAGGCTGCCAGCCTGGCGTTTGACGAAGTGGTTGAATCCCAAGCGCAGGCACACGCCTATTGGTTTGGTCTCAAGATCGCGGATGCCCGCTCACTGACCTTGGCCGCACTGTCCGGCGATGGCGCACAGCCAGGATTCGACGAAGAGCTGGAGGGAGACGACGACAGCACTGAAATCGACGAGGCCGTTGACGACGATGATGAGTTCCAGATCTAA